Genomic window (Melioribacteraceae bacterium):
GGATTTGAGATCATCGTACTATCCACAACTAAATTGTAATACTCTGAGATTGGGTCATCGATACAAAAACAATTCGAGTTAGCATAAATATAGGGCATCTTTAAATATGATACATTCTTGGGTTCTTCATAGCCGTAAACTGAACTTAGAATAAAAGCACCCGCCGGTGATTTACCATCCCCCTCCCTTTTTATCGGGCCATCACTCATATTAGAACCATGCATTCCTATTCCCCATGCTAGCCCAGTTTTACCGATAGTAATTGATATTTCTTCTGTAATTGATTTCCAGCAGTATCCCAGTTTTTCTCTTTCGTAATAGATCATCTTGCCTTTTGTTGAAGCCCAATCATCCGTTATCACTACAACGAGTTGTCTTGAATTACTGGTGGGATTTTTTAGCTCAGATAAATCTTGAGCCCCAGTAATAAATGGGATGACCAATAAGATAAAACAAAAAACTGCTTGGAATAATTTATTATTCAATTACAATTCCATATTAACTAATAGAGATTTTTAGAATACAATTCCAACAGAGAAATAATGAACACTGTTAAGCTTTCCAAAATCCTGGTAAGCGTAATCAACTTTTAATTTAACAATACCGAATGTTCTATAATTAAATCCTACTCCTAGTGTCAGCCCTTTTTCAGAATCAACCTCAAAGAGTGAGTTGTATCCGGTTCTTAAAAACAAAATTTCATTCCAAGCAAATTCGAGTCCGGTGTTAATATATTCAGAATTATCATTTGGGTGAATTGCATCTATATCAGCTGTTAATCTTGTACTTCCACTTTTAATTACGTCGGCTGAAATTCCGAATCTAAATATTAGTGGGAGGTCAAACTTATCTAGTTCAATATTGGAGTTAATGAGATTTTCATTTCCCGCACCGGAGGAATGAATTACAGTTACATCGCGACCTGCTAATTGCATCTTGGTTCCAAAATTTGAAATACTTGAAGCAATTCTCAATTCATTCAATACTGGTATTTTATAAAGAGTGCCAACATCAATAGCGAAACCAGAAGCATTCATATGCCATAAGTTTTCGGTAATATACTTTACATTAAACCCAATTGAAAAGTTTGTAGTGAGAAATCTGGAGTAGTTTAATCCCATAACCAGAGTATTAAAAGTAAAAAGTTCACCAGTACCTTCCGGATTTTCTATAGTTCTTACTTTCATTTCATCCATTGTTAATACTGAAACAAACGCACCTATTGTACCGAATCCGGAAAGATTAGTAGCAAATGCAGCAAAATCATGCTTAACATCAGCAAATAATTCAGTATGATTAAATACTGCCTCACTATTACTAATGTTGGCCGTACCACCCGGGTTCCAAAAAATAGCGGAGATATCATCGGCAACAGCGGTGAATGCGCCTCCCATACCAATTGCCCGGGGTCCAACATTATATTTTAGAACCTGGGCAGAGGTTGTACCGGTTTTGGTTGTTTGAGACATTGCTATCCCACTCAAAAAAAGTACAAGCAAAATTATTAGTTGAAAATTATTTTTTTTCATAAAGACTCCCGCAAGTAATTACTTTATAAGAGCAAACTTAATTAGCTTTTCACCTATTTCAGGTGCGTCAATATGTGCTACATAAACACCGTAAGCAACACTAAAACCATCTTTGTTTAGCAGATTCCAAAATTCACGACCATTTTCATGACCGGTCTCATGATTGAGAGTAGTAACTAACTCACCACTTAATGTATAAATGCGAATCGTACATTTCATTGGTAAATTTTCGAAATAAATTCTTCTCTCACCTCTATTCTGCCCCTGTAATTTATTTGCCGGTTCAATTTCATTTGCACCGATATAAGGATTTGGAACTACATAAATATTATCAAGATTATTAGCGGCATCTTCATTTTTTACAAATCCAGCTTTAGTTTGGATTTTGAATACATCATTTGTAGTGAACGGTCTTTTAGTGTATAGATAGAGTATATCTCCGGGTCCAGGTATTCGAGAGGGTTGTGTAGCCGATGCAGATACTAACAAACTCCATGCAATCGGAGAACCGGTACCGCCCGGAAATCCGGTTTTATAAAAAACTATTTCCTCACCAACAGTCCATGTTGAATCATTCGAGCTAACCGCTTCTTGAAGATTTGTGAACACTTCAACCGGTATTCCCGTTGTAACGTCATCAACCCTATATTTAACGGGGATATCAATGAATCCTTTACCAACAACAAATTTCTTTGCTGTTGAAATCGGTTTATCGGAAAATGTCACTATGTAATCAGCCGGTTCGGCTCGTGGATTTCCGGCAGATCTCAAGTAAAGACGGAAAGGCAGATCAATATTTGAAGACCAGTTTGATCTTTCAGCGTCGAAAGAAAGAACTGGAGAATCTTTCACTTTGAGTAAGATTCCATCAAATACA
Coding sequences:
- a CDS encoding L,D-transpeptidase family protein: MNNKLFQAVFCFILLVIPFITGAQDLSELKNPTSNSRQLVVVITDDWASTKGKMIYYEREKLGYCWKSITEEISITIGKTGLAWGIGMHGSNMSDGPIKREGDGKSPAGAFILSSVYGYEEPKNVSYLKMPYIYANSNCFCIDDPISEYYNLVVDSTMISNPDWKSRERMKLSNNLYKWGVVINHNREPRIKGSGSCIFFHITDSKDSPTAGCAVLSEDLLFEMIKWLDEEKFPLLVQLPSSEYQKLKIVWKLP
- a CDS encoding PorV/PorQ family protein, with protein sequence MKKNNFQLIILLVLFLSGIAMSQTTKTGTTSAQVLKYNVGPRAIGMGGAFTAVADDISAIFWNPGGTANISNSEAVFNHTELFADVKHDFAAFATNLSGFGTIGAFVSVLTMDEMKVRTIENPEGTGELFTFNTLVMGLNYSRFLTTNFSIGFNVKYITENLWHMNASGFAIDVGTLYKIPVLNELRIASSISNFGTKMQLAGRDVTVIHSSGAGNENLINSNIELDKFDLPLIFRFGISADVIKSGSTRLTADIDAIHPNDNSEYINTGLEFAWNEILFLRTGYNSLFEVDSEKGLTLGVGFNYRTFGIVKLKVDYAYQDFGKLNSVHYFSVGIVF